The Ralstonia pickettii DTP0602 genome segment TCAGCGCGATGATCGACCAGCCCCAGTTGCCCAGGAAGCCGTGCAGCTTTTCCAGCAGCCAGAACAGCGGCTTGGCCAGGATGGTCAGCCAGCCGTAGTCCTTCACCAGTTCCAGGCCCGGCGCGACCTTCTCGAGCATGTGCTCTTCCTGCGGGCCGGCGAACAGGCGTGCATCGGTGGTCACCGTGGCGCCCGGGGCCACTTCGCCCAGCGGCTGCTGGATGCCCACGCGGTACAGGTTCGGGTCGATCTGCTGAACGTAGAAGGTGTGCTCCTTGCCGGTCTGCGGGATCCAGGCCGAGGCAAAGTAGTGCTGCACCATCGCCACCCAGCCGTTGTTGGCGGCGGCCGGCACAGTGGCCTTGCCCTTGGCGACGTCTTCGAAGCTGATCTTGTGGTACTTGTCGGCGTCGGTGTAGATCGCCGGACCGGTGAAGGTGCTGTAGAACTGCGACTGCTCGATCTTGCTGCCGTCGCGCGCCAGTTCCAGGTACAGCGTCGGCGAGACCGGCGCGGTGCCTGCGTTGGTCACGGCGAACTTGGTGTCGACGACGTAGCTGCCCTTGCGGAAGACGTAGGTCTTGGTGAACTTGACGCCGTTCTTCTCGGCGGTCAGCGCCACTTCCAGCTGCTCGGCGCCGTCCAGCGAGCGCGGGCCGGGGGCGGCGGTGAACACCGTGGTGTGGTTGGGCAGGTCGCCGCCGATCAGGCCCGAGCGCGCCATGTAGGTGCGCACGTTGTCACGCTCGAACAGCACCACCGGCTTGCCGTCCTTCTCGTGCTCCTTGAGCAGCTCCAGGCGCGACACGATGCCGCCGGCGGTGTCGATCTCGGCACGCACCGTGTCGGTGGTCACCACGATCTTCTCGCCGGTGGGCTGGGCGGCGGCTTGCGGGGCAGCGCCTGCGGCCGGGGCGGCTGCGCCCGGCTGCACGTTGGCCTTGGGCACGTCGCCCTGCGCGGCCGCGCCGCTGGCGGCCGGCGCCGAGGCGGCCTGCTGCTGCGTCGTGCCCGGGAAGAACATCGAGGCATGGCCTTGGGCGCGTTGCCAGTTGTCGTAGAGCAGCACAAGGGACATCGAGAAGATGACCCAGAGGATGGTGCGTTTGATATCCATGTCTGGCTGTGGTCGGAGAAATCAGGGTCTGGGCAGACGGATCGCGGCAGGCGCATGGCCTGTCGCGGCATGGACGGAACGGCCCGTGCGGGT includes the following:
- a CDS encoding insertase (K03217: yidC, spoIIIJ, OXA1; preprotein translocase subunit YidC), whose translation is MDIKRTILWVIFSMSLVLLYDNWQRAQGHASMFFPGTTQQQAASAPAASGAAAQGDVPKANVQPGAAAPAAGAAPQAAAQPTGEKIVVTTDTVRAEIDTAGGIVSRLELLKEHEKDGKPVVLFERDNVRTYMARSGLIGGDLPNHTTVFTAAPGPRSLDGAEQLEVALTAEKNGVKFTKTYVFRKGSYVVDTKFAVTNAGTAPVSPTLYLELARDGSKIEQSQFYSTFTGPAIYTDADKYHKISFEDVAKGKATVPAAANNGWVAMVQHYFASAWIPQTGKEHTFYVQQIDPNLYRVGIQQPLGEVAPGATVTTDARLFAGPQEEHMLEKVAPGLELVKDYGWLTILAKPLFWLLEKLHGFLGNWGWSIIALTVLIKLVFFPLSAASYKSMGKMKDLQPRMTAMRERYKNDPQKMNQEMMALYRTEKVNPLGGCLPIVIQIPVFIALYWVLLSSVEMRGAPWLGWIHDLSVPDPFYILPIVMAVSMFVQTKLNPTPPDPVQAKVMTIMPLVFSVMFFFFPAGLVLYWVVNNILSIAQQWQINRMLGKGKAAVVAKS